The Mya arenaria isolate MELC-2E11 chromosome 16, ASM2691426v1 genome includes a window with the following:
- the LOC128221408 gene encoding uncharacterized protein LOC128221408: MEAWQEKRNLAESVTYAFDHSLWTDVELVCTNENGETLQIKAHKMMLASRSPVFEAMLFGPAADKGNTIQITTFSYEQMDLLIRFLYSEAIEISDDNAGNVLKTAHFFQVPSLVEKCCQLLQNRDLAENDVEDDDDNEEEDDNGD, translated from the exons ATGGAAGCTTGGCAAGAGAAAAGAAACCTCGCCGAGAGTGTTACGTATGCATTCGATCATAGTTTGTGGACGGACGTGGAATTAGTGTGTACGAACGAG AATGGAGAAACACTACAAATAAAGGCCCACAAGATGATGCTTGCATCCCGTAGTCCTGTTTTCGAGGCCATGTTGTTTGGTCCAGCGGCTGACAAAGGGAACACAATACAGATCACAACCTTCAGTTACGAGCAGATGGACCTACTTATAAG gtTTCTCTATTCTGAGGCCATAGAAATCTCCGATGATAATGCTGGGAACGTTTTGAAGACTGCCCATTTCTTCCAAGTCCCATCACTGGTCGAAAAATGCTGCCAGTTACTACAAA ATCGTGATCTGGCAGAGAACGACgttgaagatgatgatgacaatgaggAAGAGGATGACAATGGGGATTAG